One part of the Heptranchias perlo isolate sHepPer1 chromosome 10, sHepPer1.hap1, whole genome shotgun sequence genome encodes these proteins:
- the gemin2 gene encoding gem-associated protein 2 isoform X2, whose amino-acid sequence MNFDEDLMPRLLPVDDWDNIEDFDPSVPPRTPQEYLKRVQIEASRCPEVVVAKIDPRKLKRNQTVNISLSGCQPAPAGFSPSIRWQQQQVANFSTLRQSIDRHRDHWKSQPLDSNVMLPTPEDEEGWKKFCLGERLYLDSSVSPITSETDNPGIDYVQVGFPPLLSIVSRMSQPTVFNVLEDLINWFGDKKLYPELGRWLYALLACIEKPLLPEAHSLIRQLARRCSEVRAKLEDPEDAELSALNLLICLVARYFEQSDLADND is encoded by the exons atgaattTCGATGAAGATCTGATGCCCAGGCTATTGCCTGTAGATGACTGGGATAACATTGAAGACTTTGACCCGAGTGTGCCACCCAGAACACCCCAAGAATACTTAAAAAGAGTCCA GATTGAAGCATCAAGATGTCCTGAAGTAGTGGTGGCAAAAATTGACCCAAGAAAGTTGAAAAGgaatcaaacagtgaacatttct CTGTCAGGTTGTCAACCTGCCCCTGCAGGATTTTCTCCCAGTATCCGATGGCAGCAGCAGCAAGTAGCCAATTTTTCAACCCTTCGACAG AGTATCGACCGACACAGAGATCATTGGAAGTCACAGCCTCTGGACAGTAATGTAATGCTG CCAACACCCGAGGATGAAGAAGGATGGAAAAAATTCTGTCTTGGAGAAAGACTGTATTTAGATTCATCTGTATCACCAATCACTAGTGAGACTGATAACCCAGGCATTGACTATGTGCAG GTGGGATTTCCTCCCTTGTTGAGTATTGTCAGCAGAATGAGTCAG CCTACAGTATTTAATGTATTGGAGGATCTAATTAACTGGTTTGGAGATAAAAAATTGTATCCTGAATTA GGTAGATGGTTATATGCATTGTTAGCCTGCATAGAAAAGCCACTACTCCCTGAGGCCCATTCGCTTATTCGACAGCTAGCTAGAAGATGTTCTGAAGTTCGTGCTAAGCTA gAAGATCCAGAAGATGCAGAATTGTCAGCATTGAATTTACTCATTTGTTTAGTTGCCAG gtattttGAACAGAGTGACCTTGCAGATAATGATTGA
- the gemin2 gene encoding gem-associated protein 2 isoform X1: MNFDEDLMPRLLPVDDWDNIEDFDPSVPPRTPQEYLKRVQIEASRCPEVVVAKIDPRKLKRNQTVNISLSGCQPAPAGFSPSIRWQQQQVANFSTLRQSIDRHRDHWKSQPLDSNVMLPTPEDEEGWKKFCLGERLYLDSSVSPITSETDNPGIDYVQVGFPPLLSIVSRMSQPTVFNVLEDLINWFGDKKLYPELGRWLYALLACIEKPLLPEAHSLIRQLARRCSEVRAKLEDPEDAELSALNLLICLVARRLGNISPFLHRRWVKILELPS, encoded by the exons atgaattTCGATGAAGATCTGATGCCCAGGCTATTGCCTGTAGATGACTGGGATAACATTGAAGACTTTGACCCGAGTGTGCCACCCAGAACACCCCAAGAATACTTAAAAAGAGTCCA GATTGAAGCATCAAGATGTCCTGAAGTAGTGGTGGCAAAAATTGACCCAAGAAAGTTGAAAAGgaatcaaacagtgaacatttct CTGTCAGGTTGTCAACCTGCCCCTGCAGGATTTTCTCCCAGTATCCGATGGCAGCAGCAGCAAGTAGCCAATTTTTCAACCCTTCGACAG AGTATCGACCGACACAGAGATCATTGGAAGTCACAGCCTCTGGACAGTAATGTAATGCTG CCAACACCCGAGGATGAAGAAGGATGGAAAAAATTCTGTCTTGGAGAAAGACTGTATTTAGATTCATCTGTATCACCAATCACTAGTGAGACTGATAACCCAGGCATTGACTATGTGCAG GTGGGATTTCCTCCCTTGTTGAGTATTGTCAGCAGAATGAGTCAG CCTACAGTATTTAATGTATTGGAGGATCTAATTAACTGGTTTGGAGATAAAAAATTGTATCCTGAATTA GGTAGATGGTTATATGCATTGTTAGCCTGCATAGAAAAGCCACTACTCCCTGAGGCCCATTCGCTTATTCGACAGCTAGCTAGAAGATGTTCTGAAGTTCGTGCTAAGCTA gAAGATCCAGAAGATGCAGAATTGTCAGCATTGAATTTACTCATTTGTTTAGTTGCCAG